Proteins encoded within one genomic window of Vidua macroura isolate BioBank_ID:100142 chromosome 2, ASM2450914v1, whole genome shotgun sequence:
- the LOC128803547 gene encoding LOW QUALITY PROTEIN: cell cycle control protein 50C-like (The sequence of the model RefSeq protein was modified relative to this genomic sequence to represent the inferred CDS: inserted 2 bases in 1 codon; substituted 2 bases at 2 genomic stop codons), with product MKNKTSVLPREGEAQPSRCPDNSAFKQQRLPAWKPQLTITSVLPSFFLTGAFFLTLGVXNSVREIQVDYSDKCSDCSKLRENSSNWNKECHCSVNFMLKEDILGDVFMYYGLQNFYQNHHRYMISRSDAQLLGXNVNIQRSNCVPFSTYRNGTLMAPCGAIANSMFNDTIDLFYNHNSSVIQVPLLKTGNSWWTDKNVKFRNPESYNRSSAFAGTARPPYWQKPVYLLDKEDERNNGYLNNDFIIWMQVSAFATFRNLYRRVRRVRHFTEGLPAGNYTFHISYNFPVTRFKGRKHVILSTVVWSGGSNPFLGIAYLVCGTAATLTSFVIIGIHLKLRXKKTCFQKQ from the exons atgaaaaacaagacAAGTGTTCTTCCCAGAGAAGGAGAAGCCCAGCCTTCCAGGTGTCCAGATAACAGTGCATTCAAACAGCAGAGGCTGCCAGCTTGGAAGCCCCAGCTCACCATTACATCTGTGCTCCCCAGCTTCTTTCTGACAGGGGCATTCTTCCTCACTCTGGGAGT AAACAGCGTCAGAGAAATACAGGTTG ATTATTCAGATAAATGCTCAGATTGTTCAAAGCTCCGTGAAAATTCCTCTAACTGGAATAAGGAATGCCACTGTTCTGTCAATTTCATGCTAAAGGAAGATATATTG GGTGATGTTTTTATGTACTATGGTCTGCAAAACTTCTATCAGAACCACCATCGATACATGATATCAAGAAGTGACGCACAGCTGTTGGGctgaaatgtaaat ATCCAGAGGAGCAACTGTGTGCCCTTCAGCACCTACAGGAACGGGACCCTGATGGCGCCGTGCGGGGCCATTGCCAACAGCATGTTCAATG ATACTATTGATCTCTTTTACAATCATAACTCATCTGTGATTCAAGTGCCACTGCTGAAGACTGGAAACAGTTGGTGGAcagataaaaatgtgaaatttcgCAATCCTGAGTCATACAATCGCTCTTCTGCATTTGCAG GGACAGCCAGACCTCCTTACTGGCAGAAACCAGTGTATCTGTTAGACAAGGAAGATGAGAGGAACAATGGTTACTTGAACAATGACTTCATTATCTGGATGCAAGTGTCGGCCTTTGCGACCTTCAGGAACCTCTACCGGCGTGTCAGACGGGTTCGGCACTTCACAGAGGGCCTGCCAGCAGGGAATTACACCTTCCATATTTCCTACA ATTTCCCTGTTACCAGATTCAAGGGGAGGAAGCATGTGATTCTTTCAACTGTGGTGTGGAGCGGTGGAAGTAACCCATTCCTGGGAATTGCCTACCTGGTTTGTGGCACAGCAGCAACCCTGACAAGTTTTGTCATAATTGGCATCCACCTAAAGCTcagataaaagaaaacatgcttTCAGAAGCAATAA